One Micromonospora sp. FIMYZ51 genomic window carries:
- a CDS encoding HAD-IA family hydrolase, whose translation MARERATALLVDFDGVLRRWDPAVAAGVEREYGLTTGVLGEIAMSWGLLQPVLTGRISHAEWVSSVADALTPSVGDPSRARAAVQQWQRYRGEVVPEVLAFIREARAAGIRVGLGTNATDLLDADLAALELTGELDVVVNSSAIGVHKPAREYFQAACVALETSPDRVLFVDDEDRAVSGARVAGLSAYRWTGPADLRYLRAALAY comes from the coding sequence GTGGCTCGGGAACGCGCGACGGCGCTCCTGGTGGACTTCGACGGCGTACTGCGGCGGTGGGACCCGGCGGTCGCCGCCGGCGTGGAACGGGAGTACGGCCTCACCACCGGCGTGCTCGGTGAGATCGCCATGTCCTGGGGACTGCTCCAGCCGGTGCTCACCGGTCGAATCAGCCACGCCGAGTGGGTGTCGAGCGTCGCCGACGCGTTGACTCCCTCGGTGGGGGACCCGAGCCGGGCCCGGGCCGCCGTGCAGCAGTGGCAGCGCTATCGCGGCGAGGTCGTCCCGGAGGTGCTGGCCTTCATCCGCGAGGCGCGTGCCGCCGGCATCCGGGTCGGCCTGGGCACCAACGCCACCGACCTGCTCGACGCCGACCTGGCCGCGCTGGAGCTGACCGGCGAGCTGGACGTGGTGGTCAACTCCTCGGCGATCGGGGTGCACAAGCCGGCCCGCGAGTACTTCCAGGCCGCCTGCGTGGCGCTGGAGACTTCACCGGACCGGGTGCTCTTCGTCGACGACGAGGACCGGGCGGTCAGCGGTGCCCGGGTGGCGGGGCTGTCCGCGTACCGCTGGACCGGTCCGGCCGACCTGCGTTACCTGCGCGCGGCGCTGGCCTACTGA
- a CDS encoding DinB family protein, with product MTWRAPEITRTPEPYVGDERTMLAGWLDYHRQTLLLKCTGLTAEQLKTASVEPSGLTLLGLVRHMAEVEAWWFRENFLGERVDYPYFTEDDPDADFDISAADAEADFATFQHQVELARAAVADRSLDGTFTSIGRKGRTCNLRWIYVHMIEEYARHNGHADLIRERIDGVVGS from the coding sequence ATGACCTGGAGAGCACCGGAGATCACCCGAACCCCCGAGCCGTACGTCGGTGACGAGCGCACCATGCTGGCGGGGTGGCTCGACTACCACCGGCAGACCCTGCTGCTCAAGTGCACCGGCCTGACCGCCGAGCAGCTCAAGACGGCGAGTGTCGAGCCGTCCGGGCTGACCCTGCTCGGTCTGGTCCGGCACATGGCCGAGGTGGAAGCCTGGTGGTTCCGGGAGAACTTCCTCGGTGAGCGGGTCGACTACCCGTACTTCACCGAGGACGATCCCGACGCGGACTTCGACATCAGCGCCGCCGACGCCGAGGCGGACTTCGCCACCTTCCAGCACCAGGTGGAGCTGGCCCGCGCCGCCGTCGCCGACCGGTCCCTCGACGGGACGTTCACCTCGATCGGCCGGAAGGGACGGACGTGCAACCTGCGCTGGATCTACGTCCACATGATCGAGGAGTACGCCCGCCACAACGGGCACGCCGACCTGATCCGCGAACGCATCGACGGGGTGGTCGGCTCGTGA